From Bdellovibrio bacteriovorus, a single genomic window includes:
- the tsaE gene encoding tRNA (adenosine(37)-N6)-threonylcarbamoyltransferase complex ATPase subunit type 1 TsaE, which produces MSEVLNSERTVRNLAELKEFWKEVLPALKDRCILLMSGDVGAGKTTSVQLIAEILGMRDVQSPSFAIHLRYENQQGQALDHLDLYRLKDDDDLESSGFWDLFSQQKSLIIIEWANRLDYEYLPMNWQKIEVQFQKLSDTERKLKIQTL; this is translated from the coding sequence ATGTCTGAAGTTTTAAACTCGGAAAGAACAGTGAGAAACCTTGCTGAACTTAAAGAGTTCTGGAAAGAAGTTTTGCCAGCCCTCAAAGATCGCTGCATTTTATTAATGAGCGGTGATGTCGGAGCTGGTAAAACCACCTCCGTCCAACTGATTGCAGAGATTTTAGGAATGCGAGATGTTCAATCTCCGTCTTTTGCGATTCACTTACGTTATGAAAATCAACAAGGCCAAGCCTTGGATCACTTAGATCTCTATCGTCTTAAAGACGACGACGACCTTGAAAGCTCAGGCTTCTGGGATCTTTTCAGTCAGCAAAAATCATTGATCATCATCGAATGGGCCAATCGCCTGGACTACGAATATCTCCCCATGAACTGGCAAAAAATCGAAGTCCAATTCCAAAAACTTTCCGACACCGAAAGAAAATTAAAAATCCAAACCCTCTAA
- a CDS encoding thermonuclease family protein, with amino-acid sequence MKKTLFLLLFLLPISVFADLQIRVISVHDGDTLTATGVSDSQKYKVRLLGVDTPEVDFYKSTQGDVALRARDVLRKLAPVGSILTLSEDSQVDKHGRVLGRLLRNGKDINIEMLRLGWGAMYFIYPFDKRIVSDYSKASKEAFDNKRGIFSNEFKGTEIPYEFRMRVQNQVGRNVIGDFELKKVLPPEDSANIPVWKRVFFPSFEQAYKNGYN; translated from the coding sequence ATTACTTTTTCTTCTGCCCATTTCCGTCTTTGCCGATCTTCAAATCCGGGTGATCAGCGTGCATGACGGCGACACATTAACAGCGACCGGTGTATCAGATTCACAGAAGTACAAAGTTCGCCTATTGGGAGTCGATACTCCGGAAGTAGACTTCTATAAGAGCACCCAAGGTGATGTGGCCCTTAGGGCCCGCGATGTTTTACGGAAATTAGCTCCGGTAGGAAGCATCCTCACACTTTCTGAAGACAGTCAGGTCGACAAGCATGGTCGTGTTCTAGGGCGTTTATTAAGAAACGGGAAAGACATTAATATCGAAATGCTTCGTCTGGGCTGGGGAGCGATGTACTTTATCTACCCATTCGATAAACGCATTGTTTCTGATTACAGCAAGGCCTCTAAAGAAGCCTTCGACAACAAACGCGGTATTTTTTCTAACGAATTCAAAGGCACAGAAATTCCTTACGAGTTCCGCATGCGCGTGCAAAACCAAGTGGGTCGCAATGTCATCGGCGACTTCGAACTTAAAAAAGTCCTTCCACCTGAAGACTCTGCCAACATCCCAGTATGGAAAAGAGTCTTCTTCCCCAGCTTCGAACAAGCCTACAAAAACGGCTACAACTAA